The following coding sequences lie in one Hyphobacterium sp. CCMP332 genomic window:
- a CDS encoding SapC family protein, whose amino-acid sequence MADAPATQPLSGQVPLYKKPEPLNKEKHRKFGMSPPKEPFAFLKESHFLPAIVGEFSQYAGFFPVIFLGEQRLPVVVMGLNAGENLFIDADGNYEQDTMLPAFARRYPFVSASNGPDQPATVCIDVEADGIGENGQLPFFDENGEPTEALQQAIDFVSAFDADARSTEMFVKRILELDLFELKDVTLKDNTTGESKKVAEYYGVSEKKLNALPTDVYLKLRDEGFLPAIYSHLISLNRWDRILNKAIRRQQNAAPKAN is encoded by the coding sequence ATGGCTGACGCCCCTGCCACTCAACCGCTCTCGGGACAGGTCCCGCTTTATAAAAAGCCGGAACCGCTGAACAAGGAAAAGCACCGCAAATTCGGCATGTCGCCGCCGAAGGAGCCGTTCGCCTTCCTAAAGGAATCGCATTTCCTTCCGGCAATTGTCGGCGAATTCTCCCAGTATGCCGGCTTCTTCCCGGTTATCTTTCTGGGCGAACAGCGCCTCCCGGTCGTGGTTATGGGGCTGAATGCGGGTGAAAACCTGTTCATTGATGCCGACGGTAATTACGAGCAAGACACGATGCTGCCGGCTTTCGCCCGCCGTTATCCATTCGTGAGCGCTTCCAACGGGCCGGACCAGCCGGCCACTGTCTGTATTGATGTGGAGGCCGATGGCATCGGAGAGAACGGCCAATTGCCCTTCTTCGACGAAAACGGCGAGCCGACCGAAGCCTTGCAGCAGGCGATTGATTTCGTCAGCGCGTTTGACGCCGATGCCCGCTCCACCGAGATGTTTGTGAAGCGGATTCTCGAACTCGACCTGTTCGAGTTGAAGGATGTTACGCTCAAGGACAATACGACGGGTGAGAGCAAGAAGGTTGCCGAGTATTATGGCGTTTCGGAGAAAAAGCTGAATGCTCTGCCGACAGATGTCTATCTGAAGCTGCGGGATGAAGGCTTCCTGCCGGCCATCTATTCGCATCTGATTTCGCTCAATCGCTGGGACCGAATTCTGAACAAGGCCATCCGCCGTCAACAGAATGCTGCGCCCAAAGCGAACTGA
- a CDS encoding transcriptional repressor has translation MTHSDSVSSALAHAEKHCADRGMRMTPLRRNVLALLVEASEPIKAYDLLDQMRSTDRSAKPPTVYRSLDFLMEVGLAHKVEALNAYIACAHCHDKGGAELYICGNCGSVDERHGAPEPQNAPEGFRTDRSVVEHYGRCANCS, from the coding sequence ATGACTCACTCTGATTCCGTCTCTTCTGCTTTGGCGCATGCCGAGAAGCATTGCGCAGACCGCGGCATGCGCATGACGCCATTGCGGCGCAACGTCTTGGCATTGCTCGTCGAGGCCTCGGAACCGATCAAGGCCTATGATCTGCTGGATCAAATGCGCTCGACGGATCGGTCAGCGAAGCCGCCGACCGTCTATCGTTCGCTGGATTTTCTTATGGAGGTCGGGCTCGCTCACAAGGTTGAAGCCCTCAATGCCTATATCGCATGTGCCCACTGCCACGACAAAGGCGGTGCCGAACTCTACATTTGTGGCAATTGCGGATCTGTTGATGAACGCCATGGCGCGCCCGAACCCCAGAACGCTCCGGAGGGTTTCAGGACAGACCGGTCTGTCGTTGAACATTACGGCCGGTGCGCCAATTGCAGCTAG
- the pgi gene encoding glucose-6-phosphate isomerase, translating into MAMTREQAVEAIRTQADRDSGRDGRDFLREEDRRLEQFVLSAAGLTFDFAKHDVSGEAMAALLALANAVELDAAIQALARGEVANQTEGRAAQHMALRGGGKDEARKSQARAELDRALAFAEDIRSGAFTSSSDEAFTHILHIGIGGSDLGPRLIHDALSNPNAPVETRFLSSVDPDAFERATAGLDPATTLVFVVSKSFGTPETTLNMQSAIQWLEAGLEGGIGRHLVAATSQPDAARALGFSDERIFEMWDWVGGRYSLWSCVSLSVMAAIGRREFERLLGGAQRMDEHFIQARTAANAPAISALISWWHRTIRECQSWAVVPYAIKLRLLPGWLQQLSMESLGKSVTVDGAPLDGPAGPAVFGGEGPDSQHAFFQMLHQGKDAIPVDIIAFATGGEARHRTSLAANAVAQAEALLTGRNQDAAMAELTTKGLSQGEAQKLAPHMVMPGGRGSSFILGPELNAETLGALLAFYEHQTFVQSVLFGINAFDQFGVELGKKLASALEKELSAGESGLHDASTSALLRKIESYRR; encoded by the coding sequence ATGGCGATGACCCGTGAACAAGCCGTTGAAGCGATCCGCACGCAGGCTGACCGCGATTCCGGCCGCGATGGGCGCGATTTTCTGCGGGAGGAGGACCGCCGGCTTGAACAATTTGTGCTGTCGGCGGCCGGTCTGACCTTCGACTTTGCCAAGCATGACGTCTCCGGCGAAGCAATGGCGGCGCTATTGGCACTGGCAAATGCCGTGGAACTGGACGCTGCCATTCAGGCGCTGGCGCGCGGCGAAGTGGCGAATCAGACCGAAGGCCGTGCCGCCCAGCACATGGCGCTTCGCGGCGGCGGCAAGGATGAGGCGCGCAAGTCGCAAGCCAGAGCCGAGCTGGACCGCGCGCTGGCGTTTGCGGAGGACATTCGCTCCGGTGCTTTCACCTCATCCAGCGATGAGGCGTTCACGCATATACTGCACATCGGCATTGGCGGCTCGGATCTCGGACCGCGCCTGATTCATGACGCGCTGTCCAATCCCAATGCGCCTGTCGAAACGCGATTTCTGTCGAGCGTGGATCCGGACGCGTTCGAACGGGCCACGGCCGGGCTTGATCCCGCAACAACCCTCGTCTTCGTCGTGTCGAAATCGTTTGGAACACCGGAAACGACCCTGAACATGCAATCGGCCATCCAATGGCTGGAAGCCGGCCTGGAAGGCGGGATTGGCCGCCATCTTGTGGCCGCAACATCGCAACCGGACGCGGCGCGGGCGCTGGGCTTTTCTGATGAGCGTATATTCGAGATGTGGGACTGGGTCGGCGGGCGGTATTCGTTGTGGTCGTGTGTGTCGCTGTCGGTCATGGCGGCGATCGGCCGCCGGGAGTTCGAGCGATTGCTCGGCGGTGCGCAGCGCATGGACGAACATTTTATACAAGCACGCACGGCCGCGAATGCCCCGGCCATATCGGCGCTGATCAGCTGGTGGCACCGCACAATCCGCGAATGCCAGTCTTGGGCGGTTGTGCCCTATGCTATCAAGCTCCGGCTTCTTCCCGGATGGTTGCAGCAATTATCCATGGAATCGCTGGGCAAGTCGGTCACGGTCGATGGAGCGCCGCTGGACGGACCCGCGGGGCCGGCGGTTTTTGGCGGCGAGGGGCCAGACAGCCAGCACGCCTTCTTCCAGATGCTTCATCAGGGCAAGGACGCCATCCCGGTTGATATCATTGCGTTTGCGACCGGCGGTGAAGCCCGGCACCGAACATCGCTTGCGGCCAATGCTGTCGCGCAAGCCGAGGCATTGCTGACCGGGCGCAATCAGGACGCAGCCATGGCCGAGCTCACCACAAAGGGTCTGTCGCAAGGCGAGGCGCAAAAACTGGCACCGCATATGGTAATGCCGGGCGGGCGGGGGTCGAGCTTCATTCTGGGGCCGGAACTGAATGCCGAAACGCTAGGTGCTCTGCTGGCCTTTTATGAACATCAGACTTTTGTGCAGAGCGTGTTGTTCGGCATAAATGCTTTTGATCAGTTCGGCGTGGAGCTCGGCAAGAAGCTCGCAAGTGCGCTGGAAAAGGAATTGTCGGCGGGAGAGTCCGGTCTGCACGATGCGTCGACATCCGCGCTTCTCCGGAAAATCGAGTCGTATCGCCGCTAA
- a CDS encoding S9 family peptidase, whose protein sequence is MRLNAFFAAIPAAVLFACSPAPETGTAPGESNGTFAGAQEASSRTMHDAATFHMTTSFGMASSAGFPFSPDDSRILISSDETGVFNAYTVDPETGERTALTDSATNAIFAVSYFPDDERILITADSGGNEISHIFVRDADGEIYDITPGEEVRAQFLGWSPDGSDIWLMTNERDQTAMDILAYDTVSFESQIVFQNDSALEIGDVSPDGRWLALVRNRTSADSDILLLDLASGETEPTLITEHEGNIAHGVYAFTPDSAALVYATNEHGEFNQAWTYELETGTTAPLIEADWDVSFVTFSPSGQYRVSGINADARTEVSIVDTGTGETIALPDLPAGDIGSVRFSRDEQQIAFLIDSATSPSNLHIVDLATQDHAQLTSALNPAISEDEMVDAQVVRFESIDGLEIPGILYRPHGASADAPVPALVWVHGGPGGQSRIGYSATIQHLVNHGYAVYAANNRGSSGYGKTFFHMDDRRHGEEDLRDIVAAGDWLREQDWVRDNQVGVIGGSYGGYITAAALTFHPDAFDVGINIFGVTNWVRTLESIPPWWEAFREALYDEMGDPATDADRHRAISPLFHAQNITKPMLVVQGANDPRVLQVESDELVAAVEANGVPVEYVLFPDEGHGFRRRDNRITASEAYLAFLNEYLRNETPSGE, encoded by the coding sequence ATGCGCCTGAATGCTTTTTTTGCCGCCATTCCTGCAGCCGTTTTGTTCGCCTGCAGTCCGGCGCCTGAAACCGGCACCGCGCCGGGAGAGTCGAATGGCACCTTTGCAGGCGCTCAGGAGGCATCATCCCGAACAATGCATGATGCAGCCACTTTCCACATGACAACGAGTTTCGGAATGGCCTCGAGCGCGGGTTTCCCGTTTTCGCCCGACGACAGCCGCATCCTGATCTCGTCCGACGAGACCGGCGTATTCAATGCCTATACCGTCGATCCCGAGACGGGCGAGCGCACCGCCCTCACCGACTCCGCCACCAACGCAATCTTTGCCGTCAGTTATTTCCCGGATGACGAGCGCATTCTGATCACCGCCGACAGTGGCGGCAATGAGATCAGCCATATTTTCGTGCGCGATGCGGATGGCGAAATATACGACATCACACCGGGCGAAGAGGTCCGTGCGCAATTCCTCGGCTGGTCGCCGGACGGCAGCGATATCTGGCTTATGACCAATGAGCGCGACCAGACAGCCATGGATATCCTCGCCTATGACACGGTGAGCTTTGAAAGCCAGATCGTTTTTCAGAACGACTCGGCGCTGGAAATCGGTGATGTCAGCCCGGACGGGCGCTGGCTGGCGCTGGTACGCAACCGCACCTCTGCCGACAGCGACATCCTGCTGCTCGATCTGGCCTCTGGCGAAACAGAACCCACGCTGATCACCGAACACGAGGGCAATATCGCCCACGGCGTCTATGCCTTCACGCCCGATAGCGCCGCCCTTGTCTATGCCACAAATGAGCACGGCGAATTCAACCAGGCCTGGACCTATGAGCTTGAGACAGGGACAACCGCCCCGCTGATCGAAGCGGACTGGGACGTGTCCTTCGTCACCTTCTCACCCTCGGGACAGTATCGCGTCTCGGGCATCAATGCCGACGCGCGCACCGAAGTGTCCATTGTCGACACAGGCACTGGGGAGACAATTGCCCTTCCCGACCTGCCCGCAGGCGATATCGGTTCAGTCCGCTTCTCGCGTGATGAACAGCAGATCGCATTCCTGATCGACAGCGCCACCTCGCCGTCCAATCTGCATATCGTCGACCTGGCCACTCAGGACCACGCCCAGCTGACCAGCGCGCTTAACCCCGCCATTTCGGAAGACGAGATGGTGGATGCACAAGTCGTCCGCTTCGAGAGCATTGACGGGCTGGAGATTCCCGGAATTCTCTACCGTCCACATGGCGCGAGCGCGGATGCGCCTGTCCCGGCGCTGGTGTGGGTCCACGGCGGACCGGGCGGGCAGAGCCGGATCGGCTATTCGGCGACGATCCAGCACCTCGTAAATCATGGCTATGCTGTCTATGCCGCGAACAATCGCGGCTCGTCCGGTTACGGGAAGACCTTCTTCCATATGGATGATCGCCGCCATGGCGAAGAGGATCTGCGCGACATAGTCGCCGCTGGCGACTGGCTGCGCGAGCAGGACTGGGTGCGCGATAATCAGGTCGGCGTGATCGGCGGCTCCTATGGCGGCTATATCACCGCGGCGGCGCTCACTTTCCACCCGGACGCCTTCGACGTCGGCATCAACATTTTCGGCGTGACAAACTGGGTCCGGACGCTGGAATCCATCCCGCCCTGGTGGGAAGCCTTCCGCGAGGCGCTCTATGACGAAATGGGCGATCCGGCCACGGACGCGGACCGCCACCGCGCCATCTCGCCGCTCTTCCACGCCCAGAACATCACCAAGCCGATGCTTGTCGTACAAGGGGCCAATGACCCGCGCGTCCTGCAGGTGGAAAGCGATGAACTGGTCGCTGCCGTTGAGGCCAATGGTGTGCCGGTCGAATATGTTCTCTTCCCGGATGAGGGCCACGGCTTTCGTCGCCGCGACAACCGCATCACCGCATCGGAAGCCTATCTCGCCTTCCTCAACGAATATCTGAGGAACGAGACTCCTTCCGGGGAATAG
- a CDS encoding protein-disulfide reductase DsbD, with amino-acid sequence MARLLTLMIALLALVPTATAQSSVPGRSALGNDAMVDTRLVADQVAVSPGTTFYVGLRMEIEPGWHTYWRNPGDSGEPTSIDWILPEGVSAGEIIWPAPTAYPFGPLMNYGYGDEVVLPIPLTIADDYSDRFLEIRAAASWLVCEEVCIPESADLDLFLTVSDAASPDNTGAALIQSGLDRVPSESDLSAGIARSASSLILTIEQPEDGRTVRNAAFYPYSDMVINHAAEQVEYISDDGIALKLDPAPEARSGLTRAPQGVLTYEVQDGGEWINRAIVITPESGVKVIDVPQDAFAGSVLPVTLSGLAVTLIFSLIGGLILNLMPCVFPVLSIKALGFVERAHSAPGELRRHGLLFLAGVLVTFLALAAVLLTFKAIGDPIGWGFQLQNPLAVGILSLVMFGIGLNLVGLFEVGTSLQGVGGRWANAGGDAGAFMTGLLAVVVAAPCIGPFAAGALGLAFSQPGFVLVLVSLMLGLGLALPYLILSFYPSLLKWLPKPGPWMVRFKQFLAFPMFGAAIWLVWVLSMQGGPQGVLMLLIGFLALGFLVWTLKFSNVTARIAAAAGVLMLVGALFGVSRSTMAVEYTGEPWSQERVDMLVAEGRPVFIDFTAAWCVSCQFNKQMTLNSRQVVEAFEANEVTVLIADWTNRDDRIAAAIRGYGAAGIPLYVYYAPGSSEPVILPPIISTGLILDTLNGD; translated from the coding sequence ATGGCCCGTCTACTGACCCTGATGATTGCGCTTCTGGCGCTTGTGCCGACTGCAACTGCGCAATCGAGTGTGCCGGGGCGATCGGCGCTGGGCAATGACGCGATGGTGGATACCCGGCTGGTGGCGGACCAGGTCGCCGTATCACCGGGCACAACATTTTATGTCGGTCTCAGAATGGAGATCGAGCCGGGCTGGCATACCTATTGGCGCAATCCCGGCGATTCCGGCGAGCCGACCAGCATTGACTGGATCTTGCCCGAAGGCGTTTCGGCAGGCGAGATTATCTGGCCTGCCCCGACAGCCTATCCCTTCGGGCCGTTGATGAATTACGGTTATGGCGATGAAGTCGTTCTGCCGATCCCCCTGACGATTGCGGACGACTATTCTGACCGGTTTCTGGAAATACGCGCCGCGGCCAGCTGGCTGGTCTGTGAGGAAGTCTGCATCCCCGAATCGGCTGATCTCGACCTGTTTCTGACGGTCAGCGATGCGGCCTCGCCGGATAACACCGGAGCGGCGCTGATCCAGTCAGGGCTGGATCGCGTGCCATCAGAAAGTGATCTGTCTGCCGGTATTGCGCGTTCGGCCAGTTCCCTCATCCTGACCATCGAGCAGCCCGAAGACGGGCGCACCGTTCGCAATGCGGCGTTCTACCCCTACTCCGACATGGTAATCAATCACGCTGCTGAACAGGTCGAGTATATCTCTGACGACGGCATCGCATTGAAACTGGACCCTGCGCCTGAAGCGCGTTCGGGCCTGACCCGGGCACCGCAGGGCGTTTTGACCTACGAGGTTCAGGATGGCGGCGAATGGATCAACCGGGCGATTGTGATCACTCCGGAATCGGGGGTCAAGGTCATTGATGTGCCGCAAGATGCGTTCGCCGGTTCGGTATTGCCGGTGACGCTCAGCGGCCTGGCGGTGACGCTGATTTTCTCGCTTATTGGTGGTCTTATCCTCAATCTGATGCCGTGCGTTTTTCCGGTGCTCTCGATCAAGGCGCTGGGTTTTGTTGAGCGGGCTCATTCCGCGCCGGGTGAATTGCGGCGGCATGGTCTGTTGTTTCTGGCGGGTGTGCTCGTCACGTTTCTGGCACTGGCGGCGGTCTTGCTGACGTTCAAGGCGATCGGTGATCCGATCGGGTGGGGCTTCCAGCTGCAAAACCCGCTGGCGGTCGGCATTCTGTCTCTCGTGATGTTCGGTATCGGCCTTAATCTCGTCGGCCTGTTCGAGGTGGGTACCAGCCTGCAAGGCGTTGGCGGACGCTGGGCGAATGCAGGCGGCGATGCCGGGGCGTTCATGACCGGATTGCTGGCGGTCGTCGTGGCGGCGCCGTGTATCGGTCCCTTTGCGGCCGGCGCGTTGGGGCTTGCCTTTTCGCAACCGGGTTTCGTGCTGGTTCTGGTCTCGCTGATGCTCGGTCTCGGGCTTGCTCTGCCGTATCTGATTTTGTCTTTCTATCCATCGCTTCTCAAGTGGCTGCCCAAACCCGGACCGTGGATGGTTCGCTTCAAACAATTCCTGGCTTTTCCGATGTTCGGCGCGGCGATCTGGCTGGTGTGGGTTCTATCCATGCAGGGCGGGCCGCAAGGCGTGTTGATGTTGCTGATCGGATTCCTCGCTCTGGGATTCCTTGTGTGGACATTGAAATTTTCCAATGTCACCGCGCGCATTGCCGCCGCAGCAGGTGTCCTCATGCTGGTTGGGGCGCTTTTTGGCGTGTCGCGCAGCACAATGGCTGTCGAGTATACCGGGGAGCCATGGTCGCAGGAACGCGTCGACATGCTCGTGGCCGAAGGCCGGCCGGTTTTCATCGACTTTACGGCCGCCTGGTGCGTCAGCTGTCAGTTCAACAAACAAATGACGCTGAATTCCCGACAAGTGGTCGAGGCCTTCGAGGCGAACGAGGTGACAGTCCTGATCGCGGACTGGACCAATCGTGATGACCGGATTGCGGCGGCGATACGGGGCTATGGCGCTGCGGGGATTCCGCTTTATGTCTATTATGCGCCAGGCAGTTCGGAACCGGTTATCCTGCCGCCGATTATCAGCACCGGCCTGATCCTGGATACCTTGAATGGCGATTAG
- a CDS encoding TonB-dependent receptor codes for MSALKYGVCIAALLSAPALAQNSDEPVVDRIIVTSSPLQVLADEIVGSVDVLTADHIEENLSGSLADTIAHEPGVTTTYFGPAASRPVLRGLGADRVRVLVNGVGLVDASTASPDHAVSSEALEAERVEILRGPAAIAYGGGAIGGVVNVIDGRIPERLPEEGMEGRFYAGSTSVDEGYQFAGRSRFSVGNFVFHVEGLQRASENYDIPGYAESARQRALEAEEHHDDDHDELQPLTAFAEDDDHHDEEEEEAFGTVPNSDLEFTSGSAGVSFVGDWGFIGLSYRTSDSAYGLPGHAHGHGEEGEHEDDHDDAGSLIAFAEDDDHGDEHAEEADPRLVMTQNRWDARGDIRFEGALIERVRFSLGTGDYRHSEIEGDEIATTFTNDGWEGRLELRHRPIGDLEGAFGIQTFSRDFAAIGAEAYIVPVDTSDFGVFLVERFDRGDWGLEGGLRFENRDVDTATASRSFQTASGSAAVFFRPQPDIFLAVTGALSERAPTDVELFANGAHLATRAFEVGDINLSPELAASIDLTARIDRSDWSLEGALFYADYDGFIGLFPTGAEMEELPVFQYAQQDARLWGFEARAEREFGSASGWDFRGEVTAEYVRGELDNGNNLPRIPPLGLSAMIEAERDIATAHLEVVWSAEQNDIASFELPTDSYALVNAQLVLRPVEDQDVRLILEARNLTDEEARLHTSFLKDLLPLPGRNFRAALSVAF; via the coding sequence ATGTCTGCGTTGAAATATGGTGTCTGTATTGCCGCACTTTTGAGTGCTCCGGCCCTAGCTCAGAATAGCGATGAGCCGGTGGTTGACCGTATTATTGTAACTTCATCACCCTTGCAGGTGCTGGCTGATGAAATCGTGGGGTCTGTTGATGTGCTGACGGCCGACCACATCGAGGAGAATCTTTCGGGCAGCCTGGCCGATACCATTGCGCATGAGCCGGGCGTGACCACAACCTATTTCGGGCCCGCCGCCAGCCGTCCGGTTCTACGCGGACTGGGCGCGGATCGCGTGCGGGTGCTGGTGAACGGTGTTGGCCTGGTCGATGCGTCAACTGCCAGCCCGGATCATGCTGTTTCTTCAGAGGCGCTGGAAGCCGAGCGGGTGGAAATCCTCCGTGGCCCCGCCGCAATTGCCTATGGCGGTGGCGCGATCGGTGGCGTGGTGAATGTCATTGATGGCCGTATTCCGGAACGCTTGCCCGAAGAGGGTATGGAAGGCAGATTCTACGCCGGATCGACCAGTGTCGACGAAGGCTATCAGTTCGCCGGCCGAAGCCGGTTTTCGGTGGGAAATTTTGTCTTTCACGTCGAGGGCTTGCAGCGCGCTTCGGAAAATTACGACATCCCCGGCTATGCGGAATCGGCCCGCCAGCGCGCCCTGGAGGCCGAGGAACATCATGACGACGATCACGATGAGCTACAGCCGCTGACGGCATTTGCTGAAGACGATGACCATCACGACGAGGAAGAAGAGGAAGCTTTTGGCACTGTTCCGAACTCTGATCTTGAATTTACCAGTGGCTCTGCCGGGGTTTCTTTTGTCGGCGATTGGGGATTCATCGGCTTGTCATACCGGACGAGCGACAGCGCGTATGGACTGCCGGGCCATGCGCACGGGCATGGGGAAGAGGGCGAACATGAAGATGATCATGATGACGCTGGCAGTCTGATTGCGTTTGCCGAAGATGATGATCATGGCGATGAACATGCAGAGGAGGCCGACCCGCGCCTTGTCATGACCCAGAACCGTTGGGATGCCCGTGGCGATATCCGCTTTGAGGGCGCGCTGATCGAACGTGTCCGCTTCTCTCTGGGAACCGGTGACTATCGGCATAGCGAAATTGAAGGCGATGAAATTGCTACCACTTTCACCAATGACGGCTGGGAAGGCCGATTGGAGTTGCGCCATCGCCCGATCGGCGACCTTGAAGGAGCCTTCGGCATTCAAACCTTTAGCCGTGATTTCGCGGCGATAGGTGCCGAGGCCTATATCGTGCCGGTCGACACGTCTGATTTCGGCGTTTTCCTTGTCGAACGGTTTGACAGGGGTGATTGGGGCCTTGAAGGCGGGTTGCGCTTCGAAAATCGCGACGTTGATACCGCTACGGCTTCCCGATCCTTCCAGACAGCAAGCGGGTCTGCTGCTGTTTTCTTCCGCCCCCAACCGGATATTTTCCTTGCCGTGACCGGTGCGCTGTCCGAGCGGGCGCCGACGGATGTCGAGCTGTTTGCCAATGGAGCTCACCTCGCGACGCGAGCGTTTGAAGTTGGTGACATCAATCTTTCGCCAGAACTGGCGGCCTCAATTGACCTTACCGCCCGGATCGACCGGAGCGACTGGTCTCTGGAAGGCGCCTTGTTCTATGCCGATTATGACGGCTTCATCGGCCTGTTTCCAACCGGCGCGGAAATGGAAGAGCTTCCGGTTTTCCAGTATGCGCAACAAGATGCCCGTCTCTGGGGCTTCGAGGCACGGGCTGAACGTGAGTTCGGATCGGCCTCCGGCTGGGATTTCCGCGGCGAGGTAACGGCGGAATATGTCCGCGGCGAGCTGGACAACGGGAATAATCTCCCGCGCATTCCACCGCTTGGCCTTTCGGCAATGATCGAGGCCGAACGCGATATCGCAACGGCGCATCTGGAAGTGGTCTGGTCCGCCGAGCAGAACGACATTGCCAGTTTCGAACTTCCAACGGATAGCTATGCGCTGGTGAATGCGCAGCTCGTCTTGCGCCCGGTCGAAGATCAGGACGTGCGCCTTATTCTGGAAGCACGGAACCTGACGGACGAAGAAGCCCGCTTGCATACAAGCTTTCTGAAAGACCTTCTGCCGCTGCCCGGGCGCAATTTCCGGGCGGCCTTGTCGGTCGCTTTCTAG
- a CDS encoding OmpW family protein translates to MKSILITAAIASVLGSGASFADQGDWLIRGRLLSVAPNESASINPIGGDVDIDTSFVPELDISYFFTERFAVELILGVTPHDVMAIGTAAGNVDLGEVTLLPPTLTVQYHFRPEGTIHPYVGAGINYTVFFNENLAAGSIATAIDYDNSFGLALQGGIDFDVNENWFFNVDVKYIDINTDVTINNAITADVDIDPWVFGIGIGRRF, encoded by the coding sequence ATGAAATCGATTTTAATTACCGCCGCCATTGCAAGCGTGCTGGGTTCGGGCGCGTCATTTGCCGATCAGGGTGACTGGCTCATTCGTGGACGTCTGCTGAGCGTGGCCCCGAACGAAAGCGCTTCCATCAATCCGATTGGTGGTGATGTCGATATCGATACCAGTTTTGTGCCGGAACTCGATATTTCCTACTTCTTCACCGAGCGCTTTGCGGTCGAGCTCATTCTCGGCGTCACGCCTCACGATGTGATGGCGATCGGAACAGCGGCAGGAAATGTGGACCTGGGTGAGGTGACGTTGTTGCCACCGACCTTGACGGTTCAATATCATTTCCGACCTGAAGGGACGATCCACCCCTATGTCGGGGCGGGTATAAACTATACCGTTTTCTTCAACGAGAATCTGGCAGCCGGAAGCATTGCGACGGCCATCGACTATGACAATAGTTTTGGCCTCGCCTTGCAGGGCGGTATTGATTTCGATGTCAATGAAAACTGGTTCTTCAATGTCGACGTCAAATACATCGACATCAACACTGATGTGACCATCAACAATGCCATTACGGCTGACGTTGATATTGACCCCTGGGTCTTCGGAATCGGCATCGGCCGCCGCTTCTAG
- a CDS encoding glycoside hydrolase family 3 protein yields the protein MRRRTFLQGAAASGVAALSAPAIARQGFTLRQKAARMLLMGFIGDNMETDGAAAIAGHLESGRIGGVLFLRHNVRSRDGVEGMTAHFRSIAPDAWMAVDQEGGAVQRLSGDLGYSPIPRAYVISEEQTVEEARDIYRAAAIEFRDAGFNLNLAPVADVQDDENGVIGRWGRGYGADGERIAEYAGAFIEAFESVGAACSIKHFPGHGRSSGDSHHGFVDITESWSEAELDPFRRLINAGQAHLIMGGHLTHIGLDPAGDPVTFSRPILTDLLRGQMGFRGALVTDDLDMGAIHENYDQREAVIRSIQAGNDMIMMSNSAAPDPELPIRFADWIEAAVANGELTESRIEESMARLDVLAARSI from the coding sequence ATGCGCAGACGGACATTCTTGCAAGGCGCAGCCGCCAGCGGCGTCGCGGCCCTGTCAGCCCCAGCAATTGCGAGGCAGGGGTTCACCCTTCGCCAGAAAGCGGCCCGCATGCTGTTGATGGGCTTTATCGGCGACAATATGGAAACAGATGGTGCCGCCGCGATCGCCGGTCATCTTGAATCGGGCCGTATCGGTGGTGTCCTGTTCCTGCGCCACAATGTGCGATCGCGAGACGGTGTGGAAGGCATGACGGCCCATTTCCGTTCCATTGCGCCGGATGCCTGGATGGCGGTGGATCAGGAAGGTGGCGCGGTGCAGCGCCTCTCCGGTGATCTTGGCTATTCCCCCATTCCACGCGCCTATGTCATTTCCGAAGAGCAAACCGTCGAGGAGGCGCGCGACATCTATCGTGCCGCCGCCATCGAGTTCCGCGATGCCGGATTCAATCTGAATCTTGCGCCCGTCGCGGATGTTCAGGATGACGAGAATGGCGTGATTGGCCGATGGGGGCGCGGCTATGGGGCAGACGGCGAACGGATTGCCGAATATGCCGGAGCCTTCATTGAGGCCTTCGAAAGTGTCGGGGCGGCCTGCTCCATCAAACATTTTCCCGGGCATGGCCGGTCATCGGGCGACAGCCATCATGGTTTTGTCGATATTACCGAAAGCTGGAGCGAAGCCGAGCTCGATCCGTTCCGCCGGTTGATTAATGCCGGACAGGCGCATCTGATCATGGGCGGGCATCTTACCCATATCGGCCTTGACCCGGCTGGCGACCCCGTGACGTTTTCCCGTCCGATCCTGACCGATTTGCTGCGTGGTCAAATGGGCTTTCGGGGCGCACTGGTGACGGATGATCTCGATATGGGAGCGATCCACGAAAATTATGATCAACGCGAAGCCGTGATCCGGTCGATCCAGGCCGGCAATGACATGATCATGATGTCCAACTCCGCGGCTCCGGATCCGGAATTGCCGATCCGTTTTGCAGACTGGATCGAGGCCGCGGTCGCCAATGGTGAGCTCACCGAATCCCGGATTGAAGAGTCGATGGCGCGTCTGGATGTTCTGGCGGCGCGATCCATCTAG